The Solanum pennellii chromosome 4, SPENNV200 genomic interval TGacaagcgagattgagagaagGAAGAGCGAAGCAAGCGAGAGAGGGAAAAGAGAGGAGAGACGCgaaatttatatgaatatttgtcagataaatatatatatgtaactgatatacatatgtatttgtatatctagAGAATGAGAGTGGAAGGAGGAGAGACGCGAGCgggagagggcagagagtggagagagagtaattgtatatgtatatatgtcatataattatatttgtatatgcaTATGTGTATGTATAATTTGCATTTGatcatttgtatttgtatgtgCATAAAAGAGGAGAGCGACGACAGAGtagaagagaggagagagacgaCGTAATTAATTACATCTAAAATTAATATGTGAGCCGTAATCAATTCAGACTATAACTATATTAGCTAATTAACTTGTATATATTTACTTATCCGCGTAATTTCCCCTAATTTTAAAGGTcatcaaaaactcaaaattaaattaatttggaaaGCACTCTTTAATTTTAAGATGTAAATATCAGTCTACCCACATTTTGATACTTGTTATTTATAATAGTAAAAATTGATGAATGATGGACCTTGCTAAATCccgaaatatataaataataacaagTAGTGAAACAACTTGAGGCATGTATCCACACATAAATGTTAAAATGATAGAACATGTAGCCACACAAAGTACTATATTCAATACATCAAGAAGCTCATTGTTATTGATATCTTTCATGtgtgaaaaaaggaaaaattgccACTAGATTTCCAAAAGAAAAGACTATACATGACCtaagtatataaattttatttatacatcAAGAAGCAAAATGTAGGAGAAAACAAAAAGACTCCCTAGCTATATATAATAAGGTGGTAAATTTATTATCAAAACTCTAATTATTAGACTAATTGCTATATACATAGCTAgtcaattattaattaattaatttcctaACCCAAATGGCATTAGCCCTAATGAGCAGTTGTTTAAGCTTTCCCCTCACATTAAGGCTCATTATCTCATTTGCACCACCAACTAACTCTTTCCCTATAAATATTGCTGGCACACTTGGATGACACCCTAATTCAATTAATGCCTTCTCCATTTGCTTCCCATTTGGATGTGTATCGAGCTTGTAAATTATAGGGTTTGCACCAAAACTACGTATTAGGGTTTCGATGCTGTGAGAAATGCAACAACTACTCTTGGAGAAAATCACCACCCCACTTGTTGCTCCCAACTTCATCACCATATCCATGTTTAATACAAGTTCAAGAAATGAGTATAGTTTAATTTGGCCAAATGCCAAGATATGTATGTAACTTTTAGTGAAGAGGaaatttgaagttctgaagGCCACAAAAAATTGTGGAGTGAATTTGAGACTTGATTTGTAGTTGAGAAAATTGGACCTTCCATGAAGCTATATATAGATGCATTATGTTAGCTAAaagagaatgaaaaatgaaaatcgaTTGAAGAATAACAAGTTGATGGATATATCTAGATTGTTCTTGATCATTTGTATGATGAAAGGGCATGCATGAAAAATGAATAGAATATGATAATCACCTTTGAAATATTCCCATAACATTGTTCCCTTTTGGATTGTCActagattttgttttttttcctctcTCTCACTCATTTTTAGTCCTTTTTGTATACACCAATTTTATGTGAGGTAATTTGACTgtagtttaagaaagaaaagaagatttttaAAACATGCGGTCcaaaatgaatgatataaattatgaccgtaaatcatttcattaaggataaaatatacattttatagttagattgttacttaatatagaaatgtaacattcttttttaaaaggactaaaaaggaaagtaaatcATACAAATTGGGACAaaggaaataacaaaaattggGACAGGAGATTACAAAGTGGGGAAATCAAACCTTCACCAATAAGATGATAGTTCAGATAATCAGTAACTTCAATAATTATTAACGTTGCATTATGGTCAAGTTTCTATAAGAACAAAATGTATATAATTTGTGAAATCCCTGATGTAAATATATCTgctaaaggaaaaagaaatctaCATGTCCAGCTGGAGTAATCTTTTTCAATAgaatattacttttaatttgagaaaaaaatgaaatcttttaagaatatatatccTCATATAGACGTGTTGTTGAAATCAAGTCCACATTAATTATACGATCTGTACTATAgacaaattttgattaaaattacCTTTGGTATAGAGTAGATATATCAAAGTACAATTAGTACTGATCCACAAAAATGCTTGATCCCTTACCATTTCGAAAGGCCACATATTATGATAGTACTCTATTTTTCCTAGGTAAAGGTATTGAAATGAAACGATTAGTCGATTAATatagacataatatataaatatgacatTTAATTTGACATCATCTAGTGTCTATTGGATcatgcacaagtagacacttaaacatatataaaattgaaaaaactgACACATGCGTCCTATGTGACATGGTACACGTAGGACGCCACATAAGATGTTGCATAGAACGTGCATTATCATGTAGAACATGTGAATTTACTTTTTCAATTCTATACaagttaaagtgtctattttGTGCATCCAACATTAGAAGACATAGATGTcagataaaatcaaattaaaaatcatgtttaTGGAGCATTACAATGTAATCTTGGAACGTGATTCGAAGATATCTTTTGAGATGATCAAAGCTAACTACAATATCCCTTGACAAATGAAGAATATCATGACTTgtattcaaaatatttgaagtactaTTACTTGCGAGTTACGATAttcactacatcaaaaatgatcattagcggtaattaatatttaattaccgctaaatatatatttttagcagcaattaacaatttttgtatatgtccctaaatcTTTTAGGGATATTGGTTCTAATAACACTTaattaactaatgccggtaattaatatttattgccgctaaaagttgtttttgttgtagcgATTGTTACAGGAAAGTCAATCAAATTGCAAATGTCTTGGCAAAATAGGGTATTACAAATGAGAAGTTGGTTATTTTTGCACATGCTCActtactatatattatatgcCTATGATTGCTCATCCGCCTgacttatatttataatattgaataatcACAATTACAATCCTATTACAACTACAATACATAGAGATCAACTATAACACAAACTCTAACAATTCATTctttatattgttattgttattatattacGTATGACGTTTCAAAGTTGATGTTCCACCTGATGATCTAGAATCAAGATATTCCAACAAAAGTGATATTTTTCACTGTGAAACTATGGGTATTATTTTCTAGGACGTTACGAATaaactcataaaataaaatttaagctTAAACAGAGTAGATCATACGATACTTGTAGTAAATTAAAGGTGAAAAAGATCATTATTCAGAGCAGATGTTGTTTATTTCATGTGATGGAcatagagctgtcaatatgggctagcccaccccatccgggctaacccatacaggctttgacattttacgggtcaggccgggctagcccatttttggtGTGGGCCAGAAAATGATCGGCCCAAcgcacaagtacgtgggctacaggcttgtcgggccagcccactttttaaaaaatcatatttttttataattattaaattaaattataaattataatttaaaaattttatcataaatatcgacaaaacaaaattacattatgttaggcctcatttgtttgcacttaatttGGTTTGAATCGTAATAATTCGGATTTGCCTTATTAaatgtatttgtttttaagaactggatcttaattatttagattCAGTTCATTAAGttcgtttgttttattttcttataagcctCTTAATGGGTCTGGATATATCTGAATGAATCAAATCTATAAGACACCTTTAACACTAttaagactaaaaaataagactCATATCTTAATTCAACTAGATCACAACAACTCATACaagttgttttcttatttaattaatatttaattacatgcttgtcattataatttcctttattcatattaatttactatacatcttttactttcataattaatcaatatatttgaattgataagcactcccatgatataatatttagcacggtttcaaaaaataagaaagtattagttatttgatcgttaacaataataaatttttataataaaataaaataaaatattttcctaaactatatatttactactctatataaactattttaaattgcattacattagattctcaaagtattttgagtgcaaaaaatagtcatattaatgatgtaacttgatgttgagttcttaaaagataaatcatattaccttgttacggcaaaaaatgttcaaaatattattttatatggaaaaaaaactattttactaacaaggttttgataatattttattgatataacgtTTAATTTCTATGTGCATTCATATATgaaaacaaactgtcccaataatttagtgttcagattcaGAGACAATGTTTTAATACTCAgatgtttattcagatttacacatcttaatatttaaatgcgTATTCAAATTCAGACGTCTTAgtcttaatggaaacaaatgagaccttaatgtcactacttgttaatcaaattcacaaataaaattatctttataatatttagggaaaatgcacaagtacccccaagactatgaccgaaatcccaaagacacaccttactaaggtcgtattacccccctgaactttttttttttttgtaattttgtgtaccTCTTTGACTTACGTGACGTCCAAATATCTCTgacgcgcctcaattgcgtggagtcacatagagtgccacataagacaaaaggcgtataaaattacaaaaaaaaaaagtttaaggggtaataggaccttagtttgttaaagtgtgtctctgggattttggTCATTTTCCTTGATacttattaatttctttttcaactaaaagtataaatatctaaatagaaatattaacctaattgttttgattttggactctctttatttttaaattttaatattatattatattttttaattaatttttattggcccacgggccggccctaccgatatttctcaagccccctAAATGAGCAGGCTTATTAaggccgggctaaaaagcccttttcttaaatgggctccaaaaatcttagcccagccctattaaatcccggattaggccaggccggcccaacgggcctagcccatattgacggctctagaTGGACATTGCTCaatcttaaaatatattacatGATAAAAACATAAAGCATATAGCCCTATGTagaaaaaacaatattattgATACTTTAGATTAAAATGCATTATTACATACATAAAAGATGTTCACTTGTTatcaacttctttatttcttgcGTACAAAGTAAAATTGCCAAAGTATATTACAATATTTGTACATCAAAAAGCAACTTAAAATGGGAGAAAAAACAAAGTAACGCTCTGAAGAAGCTAAAAGAAACTTTACAAATGGGGTTGGTTTattgtcaaaattaaaaattttgaccTCGAGAGATcggtattttttaattattttttttttaaaaaaaaagattatttagtTGGATAAACTCCTACACTTGCAACCAagtcattattaattaaatttctatacCCAAATGGCATTAGCCCTAATGAGCAATTGTTTAAGCTTTCCCCTCACATTAAGGCTCATTATCTCATTTGCACCACCAACTAACTCTTTCCCTATAAATATTGCTGGTACACTTGGATGACACCCTAGCTCCATCAATGCCTTCTCCATTTGCTTCCCATTTGGATGTGTATCGAGCTCATAAATTATAGGGTTTGCTCCAAAACTACGAATTAGGGTTTCAATGCTGTGAGAAATGCAACAACTACTCTTGGAGAAAATCACCACCCCACTTGTTGCTCCCAACTTCATCACCATATCCATATTTAAACAACTTCAAGAAATAATTGATTAGTAGTTTGGCTCAAATGCcaagttatatatgtatatagctTTTAGTAAAGACTAAAGAGGAAAGAAGTTGTGAAGTGAATTTGAGGTTTGATTTGTTGTTGAGAAAATTGAACCAAGCATGAAGCTATATATAGAGAACACATCTAATTAGAACAAGTTGGATATATCTAGATTTTTCATGATAAGGGCATGCATGCCTTATCtacatttaaaatattcttaGAACATTAATATTGTTGCATTTCCAGTGTACATATATCatctaaaggaaaaaaaagaaacctATATTTTATCCAGTTGGAGTGACTTTCTTAAATagaatcttattttaatttgagattttcttctaCTTTAAAAGAATATGTCCTCATTGACATGTTGATATCAAGTCCACATTATACTATCCGTACCACAAAGATAAACTTTGTTAAAATTCCCTTTTGAAGGGAATTTAGTAACATGAATTGCTGATCTATGAAAATTATATTGCTCCCTTAGCACCTCCAAAGGTCACATATATTATTGTACTTCCCCAATTCAATTTATTATAAGCTTattattagaaataattaaaaaaatccgCTATGAATCGATAGAAGATCTGTGCTATAGAACATAATTTTTAATGTCATACTCATTTTCTATCAAACTGGCTCAATGGGAAAATATGGTGAGAAACAAGAATAGTACacaaattttctaattttttacgtgacatgtttaaggccacaagattaaatGACAGTTTTttacatttgatataactttaatttaggaccacaagattcaaaagtcttctttattgtTTTAAACTCCGCGTCAAGTAGAACTAGTCCATTCTTTGTGAAATGGAGGAagtataattttcttttcaatcatTCTCTATGATTCAATCGAAATATTTGGAAGTATAGTGGCTAAAGGGAAAGAAACATTTTTCTATACGGAACGAAAAAGAAAGTAAgacaaataaatagaaatcGATGGAGTTTGTTTTAGTCTAAAAGATATATGTGGCACTTCTTTTTTGATTTGaggataaaataaaatcttaaaaatatgtCTTGTACTAGaacaagaagaaagaaaggtatTTCAAAACAATATTCTTTTACTTTGATCATGACTAACTAAGTTGAAAATTTCTTCAGAAATATTCCAAACAGTATATAGATCACATGCATGATCAATTGTCCTCTTATCATCTATTGATTctttctgaaaaaataaaaagtgctACGAAGAAGAAATAGTCCTTTGCTACCTTTGAAAGGCTATTATTTGGCTAACCAAAAATTCTTATACTGTTATTCTACACGATCTAGAATTTAGTTACTTAACTTTTCATTCAGTGCGAAATAGGTTATCTAACGTGTTTGAACAAAGCAGTAATTAAGAACATGTAGACATCAAAATTTTATGTAACTCTACAAGCCGTGTTTAATTTCAGTTGACACTCTACAAGACGAGTTTAATATCAATTAGGTTTTAGGAGGTTACTCTATCCTACACCCTAGTTCATACCTAGATAAAAGgtaatattctttttgaaaaggCATATTGAATATCTCATAAACTTCTGGGTATTTGTAAAGATCAAAATCTTGAATATCTCAAAAATCTTGGGTATTCATAaagatcaaaatctcaaatattcATGAACTCTTGGGTATTATAAAGATCAAAATCTTGAATATGTCATAACCTTTTGGATATCTATAaagatcaaaatctcaaatatcCCATAAACTCTGGGGATATTCATAAGGAGATCAAAGAAGCCCAAATCATCCCTAATTCGAGAAATACGTTACTAGCAACTCTCAAATTATGGAGAAAGGTTAGAGGTAAGAATCAAGGGAGGAACAGAATTGCACATGCACCgtttataaacaaaatattttgttaaagaTGCATGACAAATATTTCCTTAACTATTGCGATACTCATTCAAACATCAACATATGTCAAACCCTTCTTGATAATCAAGTACTTCAAGAAGATATACAAATTCTTTTATGAAGGTCAAGTTCAAATCATCCTTGATTAGAGAAACATGCTACTCACAAGCTTCGAACTAGGACAAAATTTAGAGAGAAGAATAAAGGGAGGAACAAAACTATACTTATATTGTTTTATCGATAATATTcttgttttttcatattttgcttgtggttaatttatattatttttcatatatttaacatttgttgcaaacaaaataataagtagataacataatattttacaTGAACAAATATCTCTCTCAAAAGGTGTAAAAATCACGTCCTGTATATCTATCGAATTTAACTCCAAATTCAATAAATCATTGAGCCTAAACAATTTAAGATTAAGAAGTCTGTAATCCAAAAACTAAACTCTAAATCATAAACTTCATTACAAACCTCCCAAGTCTTTGAGTTATCATAAATTTGAAGGTACATAACTCACTGAAATAAGATTACATCACCATTACTTCCCTTTAAGCAAAACTCTCCAGAGAGTTGTTCTTCACTTCAAACTCCACAAACTCAAACTCTCTTGACTTAGAGATTTACTTCAAGTAAGACATTCAAACTCCACAAATTCAAACTCTCTTCAGTTCAACACATGTACAAAATTTCCTATCAATTCAAATCTTTTGAACTTTTGAGTTCTAATTAAAGTGAAACTCGTTCTTTAAATCAAACTCTTTGATTCTTTTGTGTTGTAGTCAAACTTTAACTCTTCAATTTAGCGCATGACTGTTTCATTGAGTTTATCACAAAATTATTATCCGTTCCTTGATTATTGCATGCTTGTCTTTATTCATTAGTGATCTTGCTACGGATTCAGCTTCTTGAGATAGTGTATATATGAACCAAATTGACTTATATGTTTCATGttactttgttaattatcaaaacaacataaaatccaACATGTACTCTCCTCTCTCAATTTTTTCTCACGAAGTCCGTTAAATTTTAAACGAGAAAAGAGGCATTGTTAAAGGgtatattttctccttttttcctaaaaaaagtTACTTTGAAATTCAGATAACATTTTTAGGgaaaagagttttaaaatatcTCTCATTGTCTCTAATTATACTATATATAGTGTCAAATATACCCTTGTCGTTACTGAAACATGCAAAAATGTTCCTATTTGATTTGGGGAATTCCATCCAAAATATGGATATTTTCGCACACTCTGATAACTGTAAAGACATATTTGATCCTAGAGTATAACTAAAGACAAAATTATTAATAGGCAATATAAATGGAAATTTTGTTTACCCTTTTTCCATATTCTTATGATTCTCAACAAGGACATATTATATATGGGCATTATTGTTGGTTAACGAGTCAAGTTCTAGCATcacatttaattttatgatatgaCTTGTGCAAATTGGAATGCATTCCCTATCAttactaaaatgaaaaaaatgtcaaattctcTTATTGATCTAGTATCTGGGTAGGAATATTGCGATCTAGTGTATAGGGAAGTAGGAGAACATATAAAGtaattttgataattgataaagtgaaggcaCGGTTCACTACTTGGTGTCGTATGTGTACTCTATGAGAGATTgcggcaaagaag includes:
- the LOC107016435 gene encoding monothiol glutaredoxin-S1-like, whose product is MDMVMKLGATSGVVIFSKSSCCISHSIETLIRSFGANPIIYKLDTHPNGKQMEKALIELGCHPSVPAIFIGKELVGGANEIMSLNVRGKLKQLLIRANAIWVRKLIN
- the LOC107017295 gene encoding monothiol glutaredoxin-S1-like is translated as MDMVMKLGATSGVVIFSKSSCCISHSIETLIRSFGANPIIYELDTHPNGKQMEKALMELGCHPSVPAIFIGKELVGGANEIMSLNVRGKLKQLLIRANAIWV